Below is a window of Phenylobacterium koreense DNA.
GGCCGCGATCCAGACCCGAGACTTCGGGGCATCCGCTGTCGCCGGGGCCGAAGTTGACGGGATTTTCCGCCCACAGCCGGTCCATGGTGACGAGGTCGTTGGGGTCGTCGTCCGGTTCGGCCAGCATGGCCGCCAGAATGGCGCTGTCGGCTTCCGCGGCCGCCAGGGCGGCCAGGGCGCCGAACACCGCGCGATAGCTGCTGGAGCGGCGGTGCAGCCGCTCGCCCAGGACGTGGAGCACGTGGCCGGCTTCGCCCAGAAGCGAAAGCGCCTCCTCTTCGTCGGAAAGCGTCGACAGGAACTCCAGGAACACCGGCAGGTGATCCGGCAGCTCGTTGGCCGAGAGCTCCAGGCCGTGGGTGCGATAAAGCTCCAGCAGGTCGACCATGGCCTGGCCGCGGTCGCGGCTCTCGCCGTGGACGTGCTCATAGAGGTTGAGCGAGAGCGAGCGGGTCCGGTCGAACAGCCAGACGTAGGCTTCCTGCGCGTCGAACAGATCCCCCGCCCCGATCTCGCCGGCGAGCTTCTTGAGGGCGCCGCGAATGGGAGCCGGGATCCGCAGATCCTGCTCCAGCACCTGCGTCACCTCGGGAAGCAGTTCGCGCGTCTGCTCGGTGGGATAGGCGATCAGCGCCGCAAGGGCCCGGAAGGTGAGCGACATCCCTAAGCCTCCATCACGCTACGGGCCCGCGAACGCTTGGTCGGTCCGAAGAGGCCGAGTTCGGTATGGCCGCCCGAGCAGCCGTTGCCGAAGGTGAAGCCGCAGGACCCGCGCATGTCGTAGGCGTCTTCGGCGCTCTCGCGGTGCGTCGTCGGGATGACGAAGCGATCCTCGTAGTTGGCGATCGCCATGTAGCGGTACATCTCCTCGACCTGCGCCGCGGTCAGGCCGACCCGCTCGGCGAGCTTGTGATCGATGACGCCCTCGACCGTCCTGGCCCGCATGTAGCCGCGCATGGCCAGCATCCGTTCCAGAGCCTGCACCACCGGCTCTTCCTTGCCTGCGGTCAGCAGGTTGGCGAGGTAGCCGACCGGGATGCGCAGGCTGCGCACGTCCGGCATCTCGCCATCCATCTCCAGCGCGCCCGCCGAGGCGGCCGACTGGATCGGCGAAAGCGGCGGCACGTACCAGACCATCGGCAGGGTTCGGTATTCGGGGTGCAGCGGGAACGCGACCTTCCAGTCGATCGCCATCTTGTAGACCGGGCTGCGCCGCGCCGCTTCCAGCCATGCCTCAGGCACGCCGTCGGCCCTGGCCTGGGCGATCACCTTCGGATCATAGGGATCGAGGAAGACGTCGAGCTGCGCCTGGTAGAGGTCCTTCTCGTCCGGGGTGGACGCGGCCTTCTCGATCTGGTCGGCGTCGTAGAGCAGCACCCCAAGGTACCGGATACGGCCGACGCAGGTTTCCGAACAGACGGTGGGCTGGCCGACCTCGATCCGCGGGAAGCAGAAGGTGCACTTCTCCGACTTACCGGATTCCCAGTTGTAATAGATCTTCTTGTACGGGCAGGCCGAGACGCACATCCGCCAGCCGCGGCACTTGTCCTGGTCGATCAGGACGATGCCGTCTTCCTCGCGCTTGTAGATCGCGCCCGAGGGGCAGGCCGCCACGCACGCCGGATTGAGGCAGTGCTCGCAAAGCCTCGGCAGGTACATCATGAAGGTGTTTTCGAACTGGCCGTAGATGTCCCGTTCGACGCCCTCGAAGTTGTAGTCCTTCGACCGCTTGGCGAACTCGCCCCCCAGGATCTCCTCCCAGTTGGGGCCCCACTCGATCTTCTCCATCCGCTGGCCGCTGATCACCGAGCGCGGGCGCGCGGTGGGGAAATGCTTCATTTCCGGCGCGGTCTGCAGGTGGGCGTAATCGAAGTCGAACGGCTCGTAATAGTCGTCGATTTCGGGCAGGTCCGGGTTGGCGAAGATCTTGGCCAGGATCCGCCACTTGGGACCCATGCGAGGCTCGATCTTGCCGTTGGGCTTGCGCACCCAGCCGCCGTTCCAACGCTTCTGGTTCTCCCAATCCTTGGGGAAACCGACGCCGGGCTTGGTTTCGACATTGTTGAACCAAGCGTATTCGACACCTTTTCGGTTGGTCCAGACGTTCTTGCAGGTCACCGAACAAGTGTGGCAGCCAATGCACTTGTCCAGGTTCAGGACCATGCCGATTTGAGCGCGGACCTTCATTGACCGATCTCCTGGGCGCCGAGTTGTTCCTCGAGCCAATCGACCTTTCGCATCTTGCGAACGACGACGAACTCGTCGCGATTGGAACCAACTGTGCCGTAATAGTTGAAGCCGTAGGCGAGCTGCGCGTAGCCCCCGATCATGTGTGTCGGCTTCAATACTGTGCGGGTACAGGAATTATGGATCCCCCCGCGGCGTCCCGTGATCTCGGAACCTGGCGTATTCACGATCTTCTCCTGCGCGTGATACA
It encodes the following:
- the narJ gene encoding nitrate reductase molybdenum cofactor assembly chaperone, whose translation is MSLTFRALAALIAYPTEQTRELLPEVTQVLEQDLRIPAPIRGALKKLAGEIGAGDLFDAQEAYVWLFDRTRSLSLNLYEHVHGESRDRGQAMVDLLELYRTHGLELSANELPDHLPVFLEFLSTLSDEEEALSLLGEAGHVLHVLGERLHRRSSSYRAVFGALAALAAAEADSAILAAMLAEPDDDPNDLVTMDRLWAENPVNFGPGDSGCPEVSGLDRGRAAIQAPSGAAA
- the narH gene encoding nitrate reductase subunit beta; the encoded protein is MKVRAQIGMVLNLDKCIGCHTCSVTCKNVWTNRKGVEYAWFNNVETKPGVGFPKDWENQKRWNGGWVRKPNGKIEPRMGPKWRILAKIFANPDLPEIDDYYEPFDFDYAHLQTAPEMKHFPTARPRSVISGQRMEKIEWGPNWEEILGGEFAKRSKDYNFEGVERDIYGQFENTFMMYLPRLCEHCLNPACVAACPSGAIYKREEDGIVLIDQDKCRGWRMCVSACPYKKIYYNWESGKSEKCTFCFPRIEVGQPTVCSETCVGRIRYLGVLLYDADQIEKAASTPDEKDLYQAQLDVFLDPYDPKVIAQARADGVPEAWLEAARRSPVYKMAIDWKVAFPLHPEYRTLPMVWYVPPLSPIQSAASAGALEMDGEMPDVRSLRIPVGYLANLLTAGKEEPVVQALERMLAMRGYMRARTVEGVIDHKLAERVGLTAAQVEEMYRYMAIANYEDRFVIPTTHRESAEDAYDMRGSCGFTFGNGCSGGHTELGLFGPTKRSRARSVMEA